The Henckelia pumila isolate YLH828 chromosome 2, ASM3356847v2, whole genome shotgun sequence genome includes a window with the following:
- the LOC140880194 gene encoding probable serine/threonine-protein kinase At1g01540 codes for MSVYDAAIVDTELSKKTSVFGLHLSVVIGIVIGVVIVLILFLLSLCFTAYRRCRSRKAAAAAKLSRKGGGEITPVVSKEIQEIVHNAAPDKKPVFAQAIPEIHVDIGKVEHKVVFSDRGPSSGESRATCGSETWSVGGSGSLPEVSHLGWGKWYTLRELEAASNGLSDENVIGEGGYGIVYYGVLVDNTRIAIKNLLNCKGQAEKEFKVEVEAIGRVRHKNLVRLLGYCVEGAYRMLVYEYVDNGNLDRWLHGDIGEISPLTWEIRMNIIIGTAKGLAYLHEGLEPKVVHRDVKSSNILLDRQWNPKLSDFGLAKLLNSDSTYVTTRVMGTFGYVAPEYACTGMLNEKSDMYSFGILIMEIITGRSPVDYSRPKEEVNLIDWLKMMVGNRKSEEVVDPKLPKRPASKVLKRVILVALRCVDPDAQKRPKVGHVIHMLEAENFLSHDERQIIQDLSSSQRER; via the exons ATGTCAGTGTACGATGCGGCGATCGTCGATACTGAGCTGTCGAAGAAAACCTCCGTCTTTGGGCTGCATCTCTCGGTGGTGATTGGAATAGTCATCGGAGTGGTGATTGTGCTCATCCTCTTCCTTTTGTCTCTATGCTTCACCGCCTATCGCCGCTGTAGAAGTAGaaaggcggcggcggcggccaAGCTCTCTCGCAAAGGTGGAGGAGAGATCACCCCGGTTGTGTCCAAGGAAATCCAGGAGATAGTTCATAACGCTGCTCCTGATAAAAAACCAGTCTTCGCTCAG GCGATTCCGGAGATACATGTGGATATTGGGAAGGTAGAACACAAAGTTGTGTTTTCTGATAGAGGACCATCTAGTGGTGAGAGCAGAGCTACATGTGGGTCGGAAACTTGGTCGGTTGGAGGCAGTGGATCCTTGCCCGAGGTGTCACATTTGGGCTGGGGGAAATGGTATACTTTACGAGAGCTCGAGGCTGCCTCAAATGGGTTGTCTGATGAGAATGTTATTGGTGAAGGTGGATATGGTATCGTCTATTATGGCGTGTTGGTTGATAACACAAGAATTGCAATAAAGAATTTGTTGAATTGCAA GGGTCAAGCTGAGAAAGAGTTCAAAGTGGAGGTGGAAGCAATTGGACGTGTTAGACACAAGAATCTTGTTAGGTTGTTGGGGTACTGTGTTGAAGGAGCTTACCG GATGCTTGTCTATGAATATGTGGATAATGGAAATTTGGACCGGTGGCTTCACGGTGATATTGGAGAAATCAGCCCTTTAACATGGGAGATCCGTATGAACATCATTATAGGAACAGCCAAAGG CTTGGCTTATCTCCACGAGGGTCTGGAACCAAAGGTTGTTCATCGTGACGTCAAGTCCAGTAACATACTGCTCGATCGTCAATGGAATCCCAAGTTGTCAGATTTTGGTCTTGCAAAACTACTGAACTCGGACAGCACTTATGTGACAACTCGTGTGATGGGAACATTTGG TTATGTTGCTCCGGAATATGCTTGCACTGGTATGCTGAATGAGAAGAGTGACATGTACAGCTTTGGAATATTGATTATGGAAATTATAACAGGAAGATCTCCTGTTGACTACAGTCGCCCTAAGGAAGAG GTCAATCTGATTGATTGGCTGAAGATGATGGTTGGGAACCGGAAATCTGAGGAAGTAGTCGATCCTAAACTTCCCAAAAGGCCTGCTTCAAAGGTGCTGAAACGAGTTATTTTGGTAGCCCTTCGATGCGTGGATCCTGATGCTCAGAAGAGACCGAAAGTGGGTCATGTGATACACATGCTGGAGGCAGAAAACTTCCTCTCTCATGAT GAACGACAAATTATTCAAGATTTGTCCAGCTCCCAACGAGAAAGATAA